The following coding sequences are from one Desulfosoma caldarium window:
- a CDS encoding metallophosphoesterase family protein, with product MGNEPWIVDAEQTVTLATVTGFSGLLFIGDPHVAAYPPGHRTDDYRSAVLGKLAHCLREARERRLLPVILGDLFHVPRDNPNGLLVKLMELFRPTSPWVLVGNHDKYEARLTQDVSLAVLRAAQVLVLLDRAGPVAWLQLDNTRVLLGASPDWTPIPSAVQANEVDKVVWITHHNVRFPDYEAGRIALREIPGVDLVVNGHIHTPKPPQRRGQTLWVNPGSLTRITRSAVTRNLRPAVALWTPRHEEPVRLEVPHAPFDDIFPSLDTPLNPEGEVLDASRFIQGLENLALRKTTEGVGLKAFLEANLDPSDPVTPIIWTLYEEVIGRVNKA from the coding sequence ATGGGGAATGAGCCTTGGATTGTCGACGCCGAACAGACGGTGACCCTGGCTACCGTGACCGGTTTTTCCGGCCTTCTCTTCATAGGGGACCCTCATGTGGCGGCCTATCCCCCTGGGCATCGTACGGACGACTACCGTTCCGCCGTCCTCGGCAAGCTGGCCCACTGCTTGCGAGAAGCCCGGGAACGTCGGCTTCTTCCCGTGATTCTCGGGGATCTCTTTCATGTGCCAAGGGACAACCCCAACGGGTTGCTGGTGAAGCTCATGGAACTTTTTCGGCCCACTTCCCCTTGGGTTCTGGTCGGCAACCACGACAAGTACGAAGCGCGGTTGACCCAGGACGTTTCCTTGGCCGTTTTGCGTGCCGCTCAAGTCCTCGTGCTCCTGGATCGGGCCGGCCCCGTGGCATGGCTGCAGCTGGACAACACTCGGGTGCTTCTGGGCGCCTCTCCGGACTGGACCCCCATACCTTCGGCCGTCCAAGCCAATGAGGTCGACAAGGTGGTCTGGATCACTCACCACAACGTGCGTTTTCCCGATTATGAAGCCGGGCGCATCGCGCTTCGAGAAATTCCCGGAGTAGACTTGGTGGTGAACGGACACATTCATACGCCCAAACCTCCGCAGCGGCGAGGTCAAACCCTGTGGGTGAATCCGGGAAGTCTGACCCGCATCACACGAAGCGCCGTCACGCGAAACCTTCGGCCTGCCGTCGCTCTGTGGACCCCGCGACACGAGGAACCCGTTCGGCTGGAGGTGCCCCATGCTCCCTTTGATGACATCTTCCCTTCCCTGGATACTCCCTTGAACCCGGAAGGAGAAGTGCTCGATGCGTCGCGCTTCATTCAAGGCCTGGAGAACTTGGCCCTTCGAAAAACCACGGAGGGTGTCGGTCTCAAGGCCTTTCTGGAAGCCAACCTGGATCCCTCGGATCCTGTAACGCCCATTATCTGGACTCTTTACGAGGAGGTGATCGGTCGTGTCAACAAAGCATGA
- a CDS encoding ATP-binding cassette domain-containing protein: MNGLSSSTISLDAVPSPKDLRDRMTALQYRAETLEKQRQDVTRHLKELEAFLALQPAAAQRLEQLATAYFGDILQEVENNLTFALQDILGQNLRVVTSRDVKYGKVHIQFGIERDGRPEDILRGQGGSVCNVLSVGLRFIALSQLDDKAHRRFLVLDEQDCWLRPDLVPRLMAIVHTIAHKLQFQVLVISHHNLDLFREHADRIYTLRPSGGPELFITVERLDPPKPHEERPSDELQP, translated from the coding sequence GTGAACGGGCTGTCATCTTCCACCATCAGCTTGGACGCTGTGCCTTCGCCCAAGGATTTGCGCGATCGTATGACGGCGCTGCAATACCGCGCGGAAACTCTGGAAAAACAGCGTCAGGACGTGACGCGGCATCTTAAAGAACTGGAAGCCTTTTTGGCTCTGCAGCCGGCGGCGGCCCAAAGACTGGAACAGTTGGCCACCGCGTATTTCGGGGACATTCTTCAAGAAGTGGAAAACAACCTCACTTTCGCTCTGCAGGACATTCTCGGCCAAAACTTGCGCGTGGTCACGTCCAGAGACGTCAAGTACGGAAAGGTTCATATTCAATTCGGTATCGAACGGGACGGCCGTCCGGAAGACATTTTGCGAGGGCAGGGAGGATCTGTGTGCAACGTGCTGTCCGTTGGGCTGCGTTTCATCGCGCTGTCGCAACTGGACGATAAAGCGCACCGTCGCTTTCTCGTGCTGGACGAGCAGGACTGCTGGCTAAGGCCCGACCTGGTGCCGCGCCTCATGGCCATTGTTCATACCATCGCTCACAAGTTACAGTTCCAAGTCCTGGTTATCAGTCATCACAACTTGGATCTTTTTCGAGAGCATGCCGATCGCATTTACACACTGAGGCCTTCGGGTGGCCCGGAGCTTTTCATCACGGTAGAGCGTTTGGACCCCCCGAAGCCCCACGAGGAAAGGCCATCCGATGAGCTTCAGCCCTAA
- a CDS encoding AAA family ATPase has translation MIHRLIIENFMTHKHTVLELHPNVTVLTGPNNTGKSAIVEALRCVAENPPSAQLIRHGASKAVVRVEMNDGSWVQWERTAGSVVYRVRFANGTEDFYAKVGRGAVPEDIRALLRLHSLPTETGPVDVHIGHQKTPIFLLDQSGSQAAAFFAASTEADYLLAVQQALKERTAEAQRERKRLLEEVQQLEKDLLAFAPLPALAQQMAQAEKLYAHIEVTRRTVPVLEAQIHKADDLTQRLDLWTQKAQHLQQLETPPDVHDTLSLQGFVNRLEKAQQSLQEINTILGCLAPLGIPPQIKNTAALHELVGAMVRTRRSLERRWQASSVLGRTEKPPSLSNTEALARLVARLDKTVQRLQVENRRKEVASTLQPPPALRPVHGMVQTLEALTERLQSLHNTSVRHDALAPLKAPPETRSLQDLHQTLKALETMHEAVFTLKACGKSLKALASPPSLRDPKPVQRLVEAMERLQEQWQRTRQLQQNVQRQMEEKRQAVEKLLQNMPVCPFCRQPIDPHHFLERAHGE, from the coding sequence ATGATCCATCGGCTGATTATTGAAAATTTTATGACCCACAAGCACACCGTCCTGGAATTGCATCCAAACGTGACGGTGCTCACCGGCCCCAACAATACGGGAAAAAGCGCCATCGTGGAAGCGCTGCGCTGCGTTGCTGAAAATCCGCCCTCGGCACAACTCATTCGCCATGGTGCCTCCAAGGCCGTGGTGCGGGTAGAAATGAACGACGGCTCGTGGGTTCAGTGGGAGCGCACGGCGGGGTCCGTGGTTTACAGAGTGCGCTTTGCAAACGGCACAGAAGATTTTTATGCCAAGGTGGGACGCGGGGCCGTTCCGGAAGACATTCGAGCTCTGCTGCGGCTTCACAGCCTGCCCACGGAAACCGGGCCTGTGGATGTCCACATCGGCCATCAAAAGACTCCCATCTTTTTGCTGGATCAATCGGGTAGTCAGGCTGCCGCTTTTTTTGCGGCATCCACGGAAGCCGACTACCTTTTGGCCGTGCAACAGGCTCTGAAGGAACGAACCGCTGAAGCGCAAAGAGAACGCAAACGTCTGCTGGAAGAAGTCCAGCAGTTGGAAAAGGACCTGCTCGCCTTTGCCCCTCTGCCTGCTCTGGCCCAACAGATGGCTCAGGCCGAAAAACTGTATGCGCACATCGAGGTAACCCGCCGAACCGTTCCCGTTCTGGAAGCGCAGATTCACAAGGCGGACGATCTGACACAGCGCCTGGATCTGTGGACTCAAAAGGCCCAGCACCTTCAACAGCTCGAAACACCCCCCGATGTGCACGACACGTTATCACTCCAAGGCTTTGTGAATCGGCTTGAAAAAGCGCAACAGTCGCTTCAAGAAATCAACACAATCTTAGGATGCCTTGCGCCCCTTGGCATCCCGCCGCAGATCAAGAACACCGCTGCACTGCACGAACTTGTTGGCGCCATGGTGAGGACACGTCGCAGCCTTGAGCGACGGTGGCAAGCTTCCTCGGTGCTCGGCCGAACGGAAAAGCCTCCTTCGCTGTCGAACACGGAGGCCTTGGCCCGGCTGGTCGCGCGCCTGGACAAGACCGTGCAACGCCTTCAGGTGGAAAACCGGCGAAAAGAAGTCGCCTCTACCCTGCAGCCTCCCCCTGCTCTGCGACCTGTGCACGGAATGGTACAAACGCTGGAAGCCCTTACGGAACGGCTCCAAAGCCTGCACAACACATCCGTGCGCCATGACGCTCTGGCCCCGCTGAAAGCGCCCCCGGAGACTCGCTCTCTTCAGGATCTGCATCAGACGCTGAAGGCTTTGGAAACGATGCACGAAGCGGTATTCACCCTGAAGGCTTGCGGTAAAAGTCTCAAGGCGCTGGCATCTCCGCCGTCTCTTCGCGATCCCAAGCCCGTGCAGCGGCTTGTGGAAGCCATGGAGCGGCTTCAGGAACAATGGCAGCGCACGCGGCAGCTTCAACAAAACGTGCAACGGCAAATGGAAGAAAAGCGACAAGCCGTTGAAAAACTCCTGCAGAACATGCCCGTGTGCCCCTTTTGTCGCCAGCCCATAGATCCCCATCATTTTCTGGAGCGCGCCCATGGGGAATGA
- a CDS encoding PAS domain S-box protein, translated as MSFSPKKSTSPQSEIDALHAALQESEARYRLVMEATSDGIWDWDLRTNRVYYNPAYARMLGFEPEEFSGNLAEWLDRIHPDDRQRAISENQRCIHNEVAQFAVEFRMRTKAGNWKWILGRGMAVERDSAGKALRMIGAHTDITRIKEGEHRETVQGWIAALLASMTQLDERLELVLDTVLEAVAMDCGGIYLLDPEKNTLRLVCQQGLSESFVQAVRWYGTDSPNMQLVLAGTPVYTTYEDLSVRQSGKGTREGLQAIAVVPIHYEGRVVGCLNAASRTLRDVPQETRTFLETVAVNLGNTLGRLQVRQELLESTRQYEALFELAGDALFVVRLRDRRILDANRAASTLLGYGRGELLGFVWDTLIDASEGQDFVDRCRAQLASRDQCLVEGYVRTRMGTAVPVEISAKPFAMKGEQVLFMMARNISERIKAQEEKEQLQEQLRHAQKMESIGRLAASIAHDFNNVLAPILGHGDILSRYVDANSPLRRHVNAIGQAAFKAKDLVQKLLDFSRDQPAAFENTNLVEKLQAFHETLASTLPPQINVRLSLPSAPVWVKADPVQMDRVLMNLVANARDAMPEGGTLSILLEQKTFYHQSDMPCAGLKPGTYAVLTVADTGMGMDQETLKKIFEPFFTSKSFGRGTGLGLSIVYGIVENHRGHILASSIPGIGTAFEIYLPVTSPPGS; from the coding sequence ATGAGCTTCAGCCCTAAAAAGAGCACTTCTCCACAATCCGAAATCGACGCGCTGCACGCGGCGCTCCAAGAAAGCGAAGCGCGCTACCGCCTGGTGATGGAAGCCACGTCCGACGGCATCTGGGATTGGGACCTACGCACTAATCGCGTTTACTACAATCCCGCCTACGCGCGCATGCTCGGCTTTGAACCGGAAGAATTCAGCGGCAATCTGGCCGAATGGCTAGATCGCATTCATCCGGACGATCGGCAGCGCGCCATCTCGGAAAACCAGCGCTGCATCCACAACGAGGTGGCGCAATTCGCCGTGGAATTTCGCATGCGCACCAAGGCCGGAAACTGGAAATGGATTCTGGGCCGCGGCATGGCGGTGGAACGGGACAGTGCGGGCAAGGCCCTGCGCATGATCGGCGCCCACACGGACATCACGCGCATCAAGGAAGGAGAACACAGAGAAACCGTTCAGGGATGGATCGCCGCTCTTTTGGCCTCCATGACCCAGTTGGATGAGCGCCTGGAACTGGTGCTGGACACGGTGCTCGAGGCGGTGGCCATGGACTGCGGCGGCATTTACCTTCTTGACCCGGAAAAAAACACGTTGCGGCTCGTGTGCCAACAGGGGCTCTCGGAATCCTTTGTGCAAGCCGTTCGATGGTATGGCACCGACTCACCCAACATGCAGCTGGTCTTGGCGGGAACCCCTGTTTACACCACCTACGAAGACCTTTCCGTTCGTCAATCGGGCAAAGGAACCAGAGAAGGCCTTCAAGCCATCGCCGTGGTGCCCATCCACTACGAAGGCCGCGTGGTGGGATGCCTCAACGCGGCATCCCGCACCCTGCGCGACGTCCCGCAGGAAACACGAACCTTTCTGGAAACGGTGGCGGTAAACCTGGGAAACACCCTGGGGCGCCTGCAGGTTCGACAAGAACTGCTGGAATCCACTCGACAATATGAGGCTCTTTTTGAATTGGCCGGAGATGCCCTTTTCGTTGTGCGCCTTCGCGATCGACGCATTCTGGATGCCAATCGAGCCGCTTCGACCCTTCTCGGCTACGGGCGCGGAGAACTTTTGGGATTCGTCTGGGATACCTTGATCGATGCCTCGGAAGGCCAGGACTTCGTAGATCGATGCCGCGCTCAGTTGGCCTCGCGGGATCAATGCCTTGTGGAAGGGTATGTGCGAACGCGAATGGGCACCGCGGTTCCCGTGGAAATCAGCGCCAAACCGTTTGCGATGAAAGGGGAACAGGTGCTGTTCATGATGGCCCGGAACATTTCCGAACGGATCAAAGCTCAGGAAGAAAAGGAACAACTGCAAGAACAGCTGCGGCATGCGCAAAAAATGGAATCCATCGGCCGACTGGCCGCAAGCATCGCTCATGATTTCAACAACGTGTTGGCCCCCATTCTCGGCCACGGGGACATTTTGTCCCGGTACGTGGACGCAAACAGCCCCCTTCGGCGACACGTGAACGCCATAGGCCAAGCGGCCTTCAAAGCCAAAGATCTCGTGCAAAAATTGCTGGATTTCAGCCGAGATCAACCCGCGGCTTTTGAAAACACCAATCTTGTGGAAAAGCTTCAAGCCTTTCACGAAACCCTGGCATCCACACTGCCGCCTCAGATCAATGTTCGACTTTCCCTGCCTTCAGCCCCAGTGTGGGTTAAAGCCGATCCCGTCCAAATGGATCGCGTGCTCATGAATCTCGTGGCCAACGCTCGGGATGCCATGCCGGAAGGAGGAACTCTGTCGATTCTTCTGGAACAAAAAACCTTTTATCACCAAAGCGACATGCCGTGTGCCGGCCTTAAGCCCGGCACCTATGCCGTGCTCACCGTGGCCGACACCGGCATGGGCATGGATCAGGAAACCCTGAAAAAAATCTTTGAACCTTTCTTTACCAGCAAATCCTTTGGCCGAGGCACCGGT